The segment ATTGCAGCAGTTATTTCACGTATACGTTTTTTCATTTCTTTATCCATTTTAAATCACACAGAATTTTTAGATAATTTTTAAAAATTTTATTGTTATAATATATTTTCTTTAAAAGATATATATTTTTTTTAAAAAAATAAAGGATACTGTAAAAATGTATAGGTTTTTTTCAAAAAAAGTTTACATATCTGAAATTCATATCTTTCTTTAAAATTATTATTTTCATGTTTGAAGTTAATTTTTATATCACAAAAAAGGGTAATATATAAATTAAATTTGATGAAATTCCAGAAGTATTATAACAATTTATGGAAAAACAGGTACTCAATTTTATAGACAGATCTTAATATGCCTAAATAATCCATTAATAGAAAAACATCAAATTAGAGAATTGCTATAGAAACATTAATTATAAAATAATAAAAAACGATACAAAACTAGAAATGGAATATTAATTTATTTATATTATCAATGGTGGATTTCACTGATAAAAAGAGAATATGATTTAAGCCTATAAAAGTTTACATCTTCATATTTTCTTGAAAAAGGCTAATGGATTTTCATAAATGGCATTTTTTTATTCTAGTTACTACTTTTTTTACAATTAAAGGTAGTTTTATGAATATTTTGGACAAATTATTTTTTTATGTACTTAAACACTCATTTTTATCTAATTTCCATTACTTTTATTTTTAATACATATTTCTATTTTTGGCAGATTTCTTTTGAATAAATTCATTTAAAAAAAATTATATTAATATAGTATTTCTAATATATAATATAACAATGTATGATGAATTTTAAAAAAAGTATTACAAATTATTTTTTAATATAAATACATGTAATAATTAGGTGTGTTAGAAATGTTAGAAATGTTATGGCAATTGGGCGTGTTATCTGCAGTTCTAATTTTTGGAGTAAAAATTGGTATGGCCATGGGTTTTGCAGGCTTGACAAAAAAACAGGTTCTTTTGATATCATTAATCAATGCAATTAGCATAATAATTTTATCAAAACTTTGTGAACCTTACACGGATCAATTGTATCAAGTAATAAATCAATATAGTTATGTTCTTTTTGGATTAATGGCTATAATTATTTTAATAACGGGCATTCATACAGTTAAAGAGTGGAAAATAAATCATAAAAGTCATGCTACGGCAACATGTTTGGCATTGGTGGTACCATGTCCTTGTTGTATAGCTGCAATAATCGGTTCAATAATAATTGTAGCACCAATAATCAGTATATCCACAGTATTATTGGGAAGTCTATCTGCATTTTTATTGGTATTAACTATTGTGATTGTTTATCTGTTTTCTGAGAAAATAGTCCGATTAATTAACAAACCATTTCCGATTGTACTTGGCAATTTCATGATTTTTGTAGGTTTATATTTCTTAATAGCTATGAGTATTTTACCAAATTTAAGTAGGGTGTTATTGGATAACTATGATTCATTCTCCATCAGTATACCCTATGAGTTATTGAGGGTATTTTCAGTACTTTCATTGGTAATTATTATAGCATTTATTGTCAAATCCAAAAGTAATTATTTAAATTAGTGGTGATATTATGTCTACAATGACGGCAACGGGATTATTAACTACAATCATAAATGTAGTGGCTGGAAGTTTGATTATACCTGTTTTAATATTATTGGTAATATTCATATTACTTGTTTTAATTCAGATAGGTGGACTTTTGGCCGAATATTCACATAGGGTAAAAATATCGGATGAGGAATTAAATTCAATAATTAATCAGATTAATGATTCACAAAACTCCGAGGAGATACTTGATATAATTCAACAAAGTAAACTGAATAAAAACATTAAGGAAACATTAATAAAGGTACTCAATACTGACAATCTTAAACCAAATACAAAAGAGGCATATGTTCGTAAAATCATTGAAAATGAAGAGTACAACTATGCACAAACCTTGAGAAAAACCGAAATAATTACAAGGGTCAGTTCCGGTTGCGGATTATTGGGAACACTGATTCCATTAGGACCGGGACTTGCATCATTAGGTACGGGAGATGTTGCAACATTGTCCACGCAGTTAATAATAGCATTTAACACTACAACTGTGGGTTTAAGCTGTTCATTGGTCGCATATGTAATCTCAAAAATTAGAAAGATGTGGTATGGTGATGATATTGGCTTAATATACACCATAAGTGAAGCTATAATGGAGGAGAACAATGCTAAGAGATAACAGCAGGTCTTTTATTGATGATGAAGAGGAAGATCCTACGGCTAGTCTTGTTAATATGGTTGATATAATGCTGGTATTGGCGGTGGGATTTTTAATATTGGCCATAACCGCAACAGGAGTTATGGACATGTCCTCGAATACTCAACAGTCCCATTCGCAGATGGTGGATGTGGAGGAAGGACAGGAAATACCGAATGATATAGAACAAAGTGACAGTTCAGGTTCAGGCTACTCTCAGGTAGGAACGGTTTACAAGGATCCAAAAACTGGAAAGCTGGTAATGGTGGACAGTTAATATATGGTGGAGTGATATTTTGAATAGAAACATATTCGCGGATAAAAGAATCATTTTATTGTCCTTCACATGTATCCTTATCTTTTCATGCATGGTCACGGTATCTGCAGATTCCGAATATCATAGTAAAGAGTTGGAAACAATAGATAATGGAACGGTCAGTGGAGGATTATATTCCGATTCATACTTTGGTTATGATGATAAGCATATAAATGTAAACTATTCCAATACAATAAATCGGGTAAATACATATTCATCAACGGGGGATACTCCTTCATCAGCAGATAGGGATAATTCACAAACATCAACAGATTCCTCAATAAACACCAATTCAAATTCGGCAAATGCCCAAACAAGTACTCGGGACAATGATATTGAAGTCAAATTTGATGATAAGAACGTAACATACATCTATAAACCATTGGATTCCAATGCAAAGATAAAATCAGCACATCTGATGGTTGCAGTTTATATGGCAAATATGAATAGGAACTATCCTGTTGACATGGAATTAACGTTCAATGGAAAGACATATGTGAACGAAACATTAAGCAGCACATACTCTAATTCAGAGGGTCCGGTAATAATCAATGATAATATTAACAGAGTTACAAGTGACTATCTGATACATTTCAATGTAACAGATAACATGGCATTAACAGGAAACTATATACACATCGACTTGACGAAATCGGAATCAGCTGTCGTTAAAATGGCTACATTGCTTGTAGCATATGATGACGATGATTATGACCTATATTACTATACGATAAATTATGGACATGATGTTGTAAATATCGAGGATTATACTTCTTCAACAAGATTCCAAGGAGTATACTCTGGTTCAAGGGTATATTATGCTAATTTAACATCATATTATTTGGCAAGCGTAAATGCCGCATATAAATTCAATGGTAAAACTTTGGAAAATTATCCACCTCAAGGAGGATATGATGGGGTTTGCAGTTGGAACGTTACAAATAAATATCATGTGGGAACTAATAATAATGTCCTTGAATATTCAAGGTTAGGTTCATACTTTAAAATATTCGCTTCAACAATGCTTGTCAAATATTATAACTCCAAAATGCTACCTGATTTAACTGTTGACAGTGTATATGTAAATCCAAATGATTATAAATATAATAATTCAGTATTTTTGGATGATGAAAATGAAATAGTTGTAAATATAAAAAATACTGGTGCAAGAAAGGCAAATAAATTCAACGTATCCTTAAAATTAGATAATAATAAGTATACAAAAACATTATCTTCTTTGGATACCTTTGAAGATGCGGCCGTGGTATTCAATGTTGGATACAATAAAAATGTCAGCAACGTTAATCTGTCGGTCATAATCGATGAGGAAATGATAGTTTCAGAGGTATCACGGGTAAATAATATCTACAATGCATCATTCAACACTACATATACAAAATTCGCTGATCTAAACATTAGTGATATTGTACTTGAAGATAATATAATACTCAAAAACAAGACTAGAATTAAGGTAAACATTACAAATAACGGTCTTAGAAAATCAGATGAATCAACTGTAAAAATATACATATCCGATGATGTAACGAGAATATTAATAAAAACAGTTAATCTTGAAAAGTTGGATATAAACGAGTCACAGATTATAGATGTGGATTGGACTCCCAACGATTATGGATTGTTCGTACTTGAAGTTGTTGTGGATGAGAA is part of the Methanosphaera sp. BMS genome and harbors:
- a CDS encoding DUF2162 domain-containing protein; this encodes MLEMLWQLGVLSAVLIFGVKIGMAMGFAGLTKKQVLLISLINAISIIILSKLCEPYTDQLYQVINQYSYVLFGLMAIIILITGIHTVKEWKINHKSHATATCLALVVPCPCCIAAIIGSIIIVAPIISISTVLLGSLSAFLLVLTIVIVYLFSEKIVRLINKPFPIVLGNFMIFVGLYFLIAMSILPNLSRVLLDNYDSFSISIPYELLRVFSVLSLVIIIAFIVKSKSNYLN
- a CDS encoding MotA/TolQ/ExbB proton channel family protein, with the translated sequence MSTMTATGLLTTIINVVAGSLIIPVLILLVIFILLVLIQIGGLLAEYSHRVKISDEELNSIINQINDSQNSEEILDIIQQSKLNKNIKETLIKVLNTDNLKPNTKEAYVRKIIENEEYNYAQTLRKTEIITRVSSGCGLLGTLIPLGPGLASLGTGDVATLSTQLIIAFNTTTVGLSCSLVAYVISKIRKMWYGDDIGLIYTISEAIMEENNAKR
- a CDS encoding DUF2149 domain-containing protein, with product MLRDNSRSFIDDEEEDPTASLVNMVDIMLVLAVGFLILAITATGVMDMSSNTQQSHSQMVDVEEGQEIPNDIEQSDSSGSGYSQVGTVYKDPKTGKLVMVDS